In one Corallococcus sp. EGB genomic region, the following are encoded:
- a CDS encoding aspartate kinase → MALIVQKYGGTSVGDTERMKNVARRCLAAQKAGHDVVVVVSAMSGETNRLLKLVSQITDRPDEREQDVVVATGEQVSIGLVALAIQAQGGKAVSFLGHQVRIVTDSTFSKARIKSIDAEPIRAALKQGKIVVVAGFQGVDESGSVTTLGRGGSDTTGVALAAALKADACEIYTDVDGVYTTDPNVCPAAKKLDRITYEEMLELASLGAKVLQIRSVEFAMKYKVPLWVKSSFTEDPGTLVCEEDASMEDVLVRGVAYDRNEAKITVVGVPDQPGTAAKLFGALDAKHIVVDLIVQNPSRDGRTDVTFTVAKSDFSKAHEVVKQAAQEVGATGIEVDDAIAKVSIVGVGMRNHSGVAAKMFQTLSSEGINIQLISTSEIKTSCVIHTKYTELAVRALHTAFGLDAPPPVQANPTVSEVDALKGQKA, encoded by the coding sequence GTGGCCCTCATCGTCCAGAAGTACGGCGGTACCTCGGTGGGTGACACCGAGCGCATGAAGAACGTCGCGCGCCGCTGCCTCGCCGCCCAGAAAGCCGGCCATGACGTCGTGGTCGTCGTCTCCGCCATGTCTGGTGAGACGAACCGCCTGCTCAAGCTCGTGTCGCAGATCACCGACCGGCCCGACGAGCGTGAACAGGACGTCGTCGTCGCCACCGGCGAGCAGGTGTCCATCGGGCTCGTCGCCCTGGCCATCCAAGCGCAGGGCGGCAAGGCCGTGAGCTTCCTCGGCCACCAGGTGCGCATCGTCACCGACAGCACCTTCTCCAAGGCGCGCATCAAGAGCATCGACGCGGAGCCCATCCGCGCCGCGCTGAAGCAGGGGAAGATCGTCGTCGTCGCCGGCTTCCAGGGCGTGGACGAGTCCGGCAGCGTCACCACGCTCGGCCGCGGTGGCTCCGACACGACGGGCGTCGCGCTGGCCGCCGCGCTCAAGGCCGACGCGTGTGAAATCTATACGGACGTCGACGGCGTCTACACCACCGACCCCAACGTCTGCCCGGCCGCGAAGAAGCTCGACCGCATCACCTACGAGGAGATGCTGGAGCTGGCCAGCCTGGGCGCCAAGGTGTTGCAGATCCGCTCGGTTGAATTCGCCATGAAGTACAAGGTGCCCCTGTGGGTGAAGTCTTCCTTCACCGAGGATCCGGGCACGCTCGTCTGCGAGGAGGACGCATCCATGGAGGACGTGCTGGTTCGAGGGGTCGCCTACGACCGGAACGAGGCGAAGATCACCGTGGTGGGCGTGCCGGATCAGCCCGGCACCGCGGCGAAGCTCTTCGGGGCGCTCGACGCGAAGCACATCGTGGTGGACCTCATCGTGCAGAACCCGTCCCGCGACGGGCGCACCGACGTCACCTTCACCGTCGCCAAGTCCGACTTCTCCAAGGCCCACGAGGTCGTGAAGCAGGCCGCGCAGGAGGTGGGCGCCACCGGTATTGAAGTGGATGACGCCATCGCCAAGGTGTCCATCGTCGGCGTGGGTATGCGCAACCACTCGGGCGTGGCGGCGAAGATGTTCCAGACGCTCTCCAGTGAGGGCATCAACATCCAGCTCATCTCCACGTCGGAGATCAAGACGTCCTGTGTGATCCACACGAAGTACACGGAGCTGGCGGTGCGCGCGCTGCACACGGCCTTCGGGCTGGACGCGCCGCCCCCCGTGCAGGCCAACCCCACCGTGTCCGAGGTGGACGCGCTCAAGGGGCAGAAGGCCTGA
- a CDS encoding CHAP domain-containing protein, with protein sequence MKLGAWMAMLAMMTGCATGSPMGAWVASDAVRYRSASPPAFPRAALSEEVAVRESAPAGRPAKTTVPSRKAPSMAKAPAKAPAKPRVTPAKQAAPSPAPADNPRERVLATARALVGQSSVQVDGKRYPADCTALIEATYAQAGVKFRGTLKPGDNGVTAMYRYARANGRVYTEGRPVPGDLVFFRETYDQNRDGRRNDGLTHVGLVDGVDADGTVTVIHRVKRGVVRYRMNLARPHLPRDPKTGEVLNDMLRSPAPGQPHVLTGQLFAAFGSVLPSGPVKPMAVAAR encoded by the coding sequence ATGAAGCTGGGCGCGTGGATGGCGATGCTGGCGATGATGACGGGCTGTGCGACCGGGTCGCCCATGGGGGCCTGGGTGGCATCGGATGCCGTGCGCTACCGCTCCGCCTCCCCGCCGGCCTTCCCGCGCGCCGCGCTGTCCGAGGAGGTGGCCGTCCGCGAGAGCGCCCCCGCCGGGCGTCCCGCGAAGACGACGGTTCCGAGCAGGAAGGCCCCGTCGATGGCGAAGGCCCCGGCCAAGGCTCCTGCGAAGCCGCGCGTCACGCCCGCGAAGCAGGCGGCGCCGAGTCCGGCCCCCGCGGACAATCCCCGCGAGCGAGTGCTGGCCACGGCGCGCGCGCTGGTGGGGCAGTCCTCGGTGCAGGTGGACGGCAAGCGCTATCCGGCGGACTGCACGGCGCTCATCGAGGCGACGTACGCCCAGGCGGGCGTGAAGTTCCGGGGGACGCTGAAGCCCGGGGACAACGGCGTCACCGCGATGTACCGCTACGCCCGGGCGAACGGCCGCGTGTACACGGAGGGGCGCCCCGTGCCGGGCGACCTGGTGTTCTTCCGCGAGACGTATGATCAGAACCGCGACGGCCGGCGCAACGACGGGCTCACCCACGTGGGCCTGGTGGACGGCGTGGACGCGGATGGCACCGTCACCGTCATCCACCGGGTGAAGCGCGGCGTCGTGCGCTACCGGATGAACCTGGCGCGCCCGCACCTGCCCCGGGATCCGAAGACGGGCGAGGTGCTCAACGACATGCTGCGCAGCCCCGCCCCCGGCCAGCCGCACGTGCTCACCGGCCAGCTCTTCGCCGCGTTCGGCAGCGTGCTGCCCTCGGGCCCGGTGAAGCCCATGGCGGTGGCGGCCCGGTAG
- a CDS encoding HEAT repeat domain-containing protein, translated as MPTFRRVLALALLATGCSHMSFERAAEQDTVKAYQDFLRDHPDDPEATTAQGRIEGLEFDEAKRLHSVIAYKRFLETYPDAPQRQRAQSLLEGLRFNAAKETDTEAAWRQFLAEHPDGAHRDEARARLQAAQERELQTTDDPLRVSQLLQGESAGARRDALERKLDDASFSQASDAGKLFTYLRDFPAGAHREEARVRLLGLEVEGLLVSGLVDEAEAKVKTHPLGPRLTDFPARLARARAEQEALSRAEPAARAMQPGHYLRDLEDLKRALVAPDPLDRWQAAEELGQHVSVRAVDPLLEALRTARNPLIRQYAFSSLRSVLSALPAPVAGYEVASRLETLRERASSPELYITVAALLDLNGQLEQAASQYQRVYESGGTDPLVLWRWVQLREQRQQAFSSAVAARQLAVWAEATAREELVSAEGGVPLASARQLCAAVVDARFAAEAIARVRKVKTEFPEDLDTYERTAQDAVRLAEAKLADAELLLRQQHPGVRTCADQQVAERLSQGVKERTQALQQAASAKLPKTVGTLLLELARERDPSPEVRAAAASRLAGSTPP; from the coding sequence ATGCCCACTTTCCGCCGCGTCCTCGCCCTCGCGCTCCTGGCCACCGGTTGCTCGCACATGTCCTTCGAAAGGGCCGCCGAGCAGGACACCGTGAAGGCCTACCAGGACTTCCTGCGTGATCACCCGGATGACCCCGAAGCCACCACGGCCCAGGGGCGCATCGAGGGGCTGGAGTTCGACGAGGCGAAGCGGCTGCATTCGGTCATCGCCTACAAGCGCTTCCTGGAGACGTACCCGGACGCGCCGCAGCGGCAGCGGGCGCAGTCGCTGCTGGAGGGCCTGCGCTTCAACGCGGCGAAGGAGACGGACACGGAGGCCGCGTGGCGGCAGTTCCTCGCCGAGCATCCCGACGGCGCGCACCGCGACGAGGCGCGCGCCCGGCTCCAGGCGGCCCAGGAGCGCGAGCTCCAGACGACCGATGATCCCCTTCGCGTGAGCCAGCTCCTCCAGGGCGAGTCCGCCGGCGCGCGCCGCGATGCGCTGGAGCGCAAGCTGGACGACGCGTCCTTCTCCCAGGCCAGCGACGCCGGGAAGCTCTTCACCTACCTGCGCGACTTCCCCGCGGGCGCGCACCGCGAGGAGGCTCGCGTCAGGCTGCTGGGGCTGGAGGTGGAGGGGCTGCTCGTCTCCGGCCTGGTGGACGAGGCCGAGGCGAAGGTGAAGACCCACCCGCTGGGGCCCAGGCTGACGGACTTCCCCGCGCGCCTGGCCCGCGCCCGCGCTGAGCAGGAGGCGCTCTCCCGCGCCGAGCCCGCCGCCCGCGCGATGCAGCCGGGCCACTACCTGCGCGACCTGGAGGACCTGAAGCGCGCGCTCGTGGCGCCGGATCCGCTGGACCGCTGGCAGGCCGCGGAGGAGCTGGGACAGCACGTCTCCGTGCGCGCGGTGGATCCGCTGCTGGAGGCGCTGCGCACGGCGCGCAACCCGCTGATCCGCCAGTACGCCTTTTCATCGCTGCGCTCGGTGCTCTCCGCGCTGCCCGCCCCGGTGGCCGGCTACGAGGTCGCCTCCCGGCTGGAGACCCTGCGCGAGCGCGCCAGCAGCCCGGAGCTCTACATCACCGTGGCGGCGCTCCTGGACCTGAACGGCCAGCTGGAGCAGGCCGCCAGCCAGTACCAGCGCGTCTATGAGTCCGGCGGCACGGATCCGCTGGTGCTCTGGCGCTGGGTGCAGCTGCGCGAGCAGCGTCAGCAGGCGTTCTCCTCGGCGGTGGCGGCCCGGCAGCTCGCGGTGTGGGCCGAGGCGACGGCGCGCGAGGAGCTCGTGTCCGCGGAGGGCGGGGTGCCCCTGGCGTCGGCCCGGCAGCTCTGCGCGGCGGTGGTGGACGCGCGCTTCGCGGCCGAGGCCATTGCCCGGGTCCGCAAGGTGAAGACGGAGTTCCCCGAGGACCTGGACACCTACGAGCGCACCGCCCAGGACGCCGTGCGGCTCGCCGAGGCGAAGCTCGCGGACGCGGAGCTGCTCCTGCGCCAGCAGCACCCAGGCGTGCGCACCTGCGCGGATCAGCAGGTCGCCGAGCGCCTGTCTCAGGGGGTGAAGGAGCGCACCCAGGCGCTCCAGCAGGCCGCGAGCGCGAAGCTGCCCAAGACCGTGGGGACGCTGCTCCTGGAGCTGGCCCGCGAGCGGGATCCGTCCCCGGAGGTCCGCGCCGCGGCGGCCTCCCGGTTGGCTGGATCCACCCCTCCCTGA
- a CDS encoding glycosyltransferase family 2 protein has translation MAEVFFWCAALALVHTYFLYPLVLFALEGAAQVFQNMRKVRRGEGVPTAGMAGPQPSVSLVVAAYNEADCIEAKLKNSLALDYPADRFEVVIGSDGSTDGTDGLVKQCTDARVRLSPAPRAGKTTVLNRCIPSAHGDIVLLSDANTMIEPDAVRKIVRHFEDPEVGAVCGKLRLYNPTKQDYEESAYWSYESLIKMYEGRRGAVVGANGGLYAIRRSLFTQLPPSTIVDDFVIPLRILESGYKVVYEEGAVAHEETTEDYDKEFGRRARIAAGNFQSLRLVPGLLLPTAGFAAFAFWSHKLLRWCAPALMAVALLANLFLLDSLFYRFTLGAQLGFYALAYLGRSGVFKRGVAKKATSIAYYFVTMNAAIAVGFWRFLRNSQRAAWDRTARVPTST, from the coding sequence ATGGCGGAGGTCTTCTTCTGGTGCGCGGCGCTGGCGCTGGTGCACACGTATTTTCTCTATCCACTGGTCCTGTTCGCCCTGGAGGGCGCGGCCCAGGTCTTCCAGAACATGCGGAAGGTGCGCAGGGGGGAGGGCGTGCCAACGGCTGGCATGGCCGGGCCACAGCCTTCGGTGAGCCTGGTGGTGGCTGCCTACAACGAGGCGGACTGCATCGAGGCGAAGCTGAAGAACAGCCTGGCGCTGGACTACCCGGCGGACCGCTTCGAGGTCGTCATCGGCTCGGACGGCTCCACGGACGGCACGGATGGGCTCGTGAAGCAGTGCACGGACGCCCGTGTGCGCCTGTCGCCCGCGCCCCGCGCCGGCAAGACGACGGTGCTCAACCGCTGCATCCCGTCCGCGCACGGCGACATCGTGCTCTTGTCGGACGCGAACACGATGATCGAACCGGACGCGGTCCGGAAGATCGTCCGGCACTTCGAGGATCCGGAGGTCGGGGCTGTCTGCGGCAAGCTGCGCCTCTACAACCCCACGAAGCAGGACTACGAGGAGAGCGCCTACTGGAGCTACGAGTCCCTCATCAAGATGTACGAGGGCCGCCGCGGCGCGGTGGTGGGGGCCAACGGCGGGCTCTACGCCATCCGGCGCTCGCTCTTCACGCAGCTGCCGCCGTCCACCATCGTGGATGACTTCGTGATTCCGCTGCGCATCCTGGAGAGCGGCTACAAGGTCGTCTACGAGGAGGGCGCCGTCGCCCACGAGGAGACGACGGAGGACTACGACAAGGAGTTCGGCCGGCGCGCGCGCATCGCGGCGGGCAACTTCCAGAGCCTGCGCCTCGTGCCGGGGCTGCTCCTGCCCACGGCGGGCTTCGCCGCGTTCGCCTTCTGGTCGCACAAGCTCTTGCGCTGGTGCGCGCCCGCGCTGATGGCGGTGGCGCTCCTCGCGAACCTGTTCCTGCTGGACAGCCTGTTCTACCGCTTCACGCTGGGCGCGCAGCTGGGCTTCTACGCCCTGGCGTACCTGGGCCGCTCCGGCGTCTTCAAGCGCGGCGTGGCGAAGAAGGCCACGTCCATCGCGTACTACTTCGTGACCATGAACGCGGCCATCGCCGTGGGCTTCTGGCGCTTCCTGCGCAACTCGCAGCGCGCCGCGTGGGACCGCACCGCCCGCGTGCCGACCTCCACGTAG
- a CDS encoding helix-hairpin-helix domain-containing protein, whose protein sequence is MARARWPDSRPSLDCPPEAVRLDPAGLATCGPGAVPMGAQALALGLKLDLNAASESELALVPGVGRDLARRLVEAREERGRFTRWEDVDAVPGVGAAKLETLRAATVLDAAAARQGVW, encoded by the coding sequence ATGGCCCGGGCGCGGTGGCCGGATTCACGGCCGTCGCTCGACTGCCCGCCGGAGGCCGTGCGCCTGGACCCGGCGGGCCTCGCCACCTGTGGCCCGGGAGCGGTGCCCATGGGGGCCCAGGCGCTCGCGCTGGGGCTCAAGCTGGACCTCAACGCCGCCTCCGAGTCCGAGCTGGCCCTGGTGCCTGGTGTGGGCCGTGACCTCGCCCGGCGGCTGGTGGAGGCCCGCGAGGAGCGGGGCCGGTTCACCCGTTGGGAGGACGTGGATGCGGTGCCCGGCGTGGGCGCTGCCAAGTTGGAGACCCTCCGGGCGGCCACCGTGCTGGACGCGGCGGCGGCCCGTCAGGGCGTGTGGTAA
- a CDS encoding serine hydrolase, with amino-acid sequence MLPAHAGEPGTLEQVRKFAADAHFNGVVLVGKGTRAEFVEAFGVADADAKKPLQRNSRFFVGSVSKWLTSIVVLRLVDEGKLALDAPILTYLPEYRADTGKQITLRHLISHGSGLPNGIMDAAKKDPSIERETRPLAEAVTRYASGDLVFPPGSRFDYNITNWILVQAIVERVSGQPYAQLAQRLVFKPLRMADSGISAGEAGNVPNLALGYRSLEPTKVERRVYTLPNYLLTAGGFYSTADDMLRLNHGVLSGKLLSPASRKALLTIERPESNYALGGRVRTFEGARTVATNDGTCGAYRTVSWRGLDDGRTVILLSSLRPDDEKLFAFAESILGLQSTKKEN; translated from the coding sequence GTGCTCCCGGCTCACGCGGGCGAGCCAGGAACGCTGGAACAGGTCCGGAAGTTCGCCGCGGATGCGCACTTCAACGGCGTCGTGCTGGTCGGCAAGGGGACGCGCGCGGAGTTCGTCGAGGCGTTCGGGGTCGCGGACGCTGACGCGAAGAAGCCGCTCCAGCGGAACAGCCGCTTCTTCGTGGGCTCCGTGAGCAAGTGGCTCACGTCCATCGTGGTCCTGCGGCTGGTGGATGAAGGAAAGCTGGCGCTCGACGCGCCCATCCTCACGTACCTCCCGGAGTACCGCGCGGACACAGGGAAGCAGATCACCCTGCGCCACCTGATCAGTCATGGCAGCGGCCTGCCCAATGGGATCATGGACGCGGCCAAGAAGGACCCCAGCATCGAGCGTGAGACACGGCCCCTGGCCGAAGCCGTGACCCGGTACGCGAGCGGCGACCTGGTGTTCCCCCCGGGCTCCCGCTTTGACTACAACATCACCAACTGGATCCTCGTGCAGGCCATCGTGGAGCGGGTTTCCGGGCAGCCCTATGCTCAGCTCGCCCAGCGGCTGGTGTTCAAGCCCCTGCGCATGGCGGACAGCGGTATCTCGGCGGGTGAAGCCGGAAACGTTCCGAACCTGGCCCTGGGCTATCGCTCGCTGGAGCCCACCAAGGTGGAGCGTCGCGTGTACACGCTCCCGAACTATCTGCTGACCGCCGGCGGCTTCTACAGCACCGCCGACGACATGCTGCGCCTGAACCACGGCGTGCTGTCGGGAAAGCTCCTGTCACCCGCGTCCAGGAAGGCGCTGCTGACCATCGAGCGCCCCGAATCCAACTATGCGCTGGGCGGTCGTGTCCGGACCTTCGAGGGCGCTCGGACCGTCGCGACGAACGATGGAACGTGCGGCGCCTACCGCACCGTCTCCTGGCGCGGCCTGGATGACGGCCGGACCGTCATCCTCCTGAGCAGCCTCCGGCCCGATGACGAAAAGCTCTTCGCCTTCGCCGAATCGATCCTCGGACTTCAGAGCACCAAGAAAGAGAACTGA
- a CDS encoding zinc-ribbon domain-containing protein — translation MQLSCPQCSMQYVLDARLLPPGGASVQCTRCGHVFMASPTGVMPPAPKVPPAGGGERTGTQSSTQIFGGESTSGLKSTHLFAGSTTASGSFVPQPTPPSGSLSSSGVIAPPPAIAPVAAPPVGAVPSGAQGSAVMGTTRAFGAVGPGVGAPPSALAEQGTGAAPGATTRAFGAVSASSSGSFRLAEPGSSSRGAEAGGVTRAFGAVSGSAPSVAADVGSTRAFGAVSGPSPAGTAEVGSGSTRAFGAVAGPGEARGPTQAFGAVPGPSESSAPRAAPRSFADISPSGEPAETPWAGSAPTGALPLPGDAAPLARTEGPSRPAVSPAGESLLGNGLERPLPARKDSGELPPELLGASSRTASVVMEDGSHRPSTLSRVLIVLAVVAGVILAGYLAYPAFRDRNAAMPQEAMAKKDEAVMLLRRDDAPEREQAIQSLKALATAHPQYAEVQAELAVAYTLQLSDLHAEFDRLRIQADAVKRQLAEGSSAHGSPEWLTQANALREEQRELERAMQPLRTDIAERRKVLDALIETLRAAPDVEPAATVAARIKAQALHAAVTAAPNALALAERLRHVETATSWSVMARAEYALSSGSPAATLKTVSQELEALRTQDRLLLRAFILGARLAIRLNDPDTARKLLDEVVALNPKHELAKRMLAQTAAAEPSP, via the coding sequence GTGCAGCTCTCCTGCCCGCAATGCTCGATGCAATACGTGCTCGATGCCCGACTCCTGCCTCCTGGCGGTGCTTCGGTGCAGTGCACGCGGTGTGGCCACGTGTTCATGGCGTCGCCCACTGGCGTCATGCCTCCCGCGCCGAAGGTTCCTCCGGCGGGTGGGGGCGAGCGGACGGGCACGCAGTCGTCCACGCAGATCTTCGGCGGTGAGAGCACCTCCGGGCTCAAGTCCACGCATCTGTTCGCGGGTTCCACCACGGCGTCGGGCTCCTTCGTTCCGCAGCCGACGCCCCCTTCGGGCTCTCTGTCTTCGTCGGGCGTGATTGCTCCGCCTCCGGCCATCGCGCCGGTCGCGGCGCCGCCGGTGGGGGCTGTGCCGTCGGGTGCGCAGGGGTCGGCGGTGATGGGGACGACGCGTGCCTTCGGGGCGGTGGGGCCCGGCGTGGGGGCTCCTCCCTCGGCCCTGGCGGAGCAGGGGACAGGGGCGGCTCCTGGCGCGACGACGCGCGCGTTCGGTGCGGTCTCGGCGTCGTCCTCGGGGTCGTTCCGGCTCGCGGAGCCCGGCTCGTCATCCCGTGGCGCGGAGGCGGGAGGCGTGACGCGTGCGTTCGGCGCGGTGTCGGGCTCCGCGCCTTCAGTTGCCGCCGACGTTGGGTCGACCCGTGCGTTTGGCGCGGTGTCAGGCCCTTCGCCCGCAGGCACGGCGGAGGTGGGCAGCGGCTCAACGCGCGCGTTCGGTGCGGTGGCGGGTCCAGGTGAGGCCCGTGGTCCGACGCAGGCCTTCGGCGCGGTGCCGGGCCCTTCGGAGTCCTCCGCGCCCCGTGCAGCTCCCCGCTCGTTCGCGGACATCTCGCCTTCGGGGGAGCCCGCGGAGACGCCCTGGGCGGGCTCCGCGCCGACCGGGGCCCTCCCGCTGCCCGGCGACGCTGCGCCCCTCGCCCGCACCGAGGGGCCCTCCAGGCCCGCGGTGTCTCCTGCTGGCGAATCCCTCCTCGGGAACGGCCTGGAGCGGCCGCTTCCCGCGCGGAAGGACTCGGGCGAGCTGCCTCCCGAGTTGCTCGGGGCTTCGTCCCGCACTGCTTCGGTCGTCATGGAGGACGGCTCGCATCGGCCCTCGACGCTGAGCCGGGTGCTCATCGTGCTCGCGGTGGTGGCAGGCGTCATCCTGGCCGGGTACCTGGCCTATCCCGCCTTCCGTGACCGCAACGCGGCCATGCCCCAGGAGGCCATGGCGAAGAAGGACGAAGCCGTGATGCTCCTTCGCCGCGATGACGCCCCCGAGCGCGAGCAGGCCATCCAGAGCCTCAAGGCCCTGGCCACCGCCCACCCCCAGTACGCCGAGGTCCAGGCCGAGCTGGCCGTGGCCTACACCCTCCAGCTGAGCGACCTGCACGCGGAGTTCGACCGGCTGCGCATCCAGGCGGACGCGGTCAAACGGCAGCTGGCCGAGGGCAGCAGCGCGCACGGGTCGCCGGAATGGCTGACCCAGGCGAACGCGCTCCGCGAGGAGCAGCGCGAGCTGGAGCGCGCCATGCAGCCGCTGCGCACCGACATCGCCGAGCGGCGCAAGGTGCTCGACGCGTTGATCGAGACCCTCCGGGCCGCTCCGGACGTGGAGCCCGCCGCCACCGTCGCCGCGCGCATCAAGGCCCAGGCGCTCCATGCCGCGGTGACCGCCGCCCCCAACGCCCTGGCCCTCGCGGAGCGCCTGCGCCACGTGGAGACCGCGACCTCCTGGAGTGTCATGGCCCGCGCCGAGTACGCCCTCAGCTCCGGCTCGCCCGCCGCCACCCTCAAGACCGTCTCCCAGGAGCTGGAGGCGCTGCGCACGCAGGACCGGCTCCTCCTGCGCGCCTTCATCCTGGGCGCCCGTCTGGCCATCCGCCTGAACGACCCGGACACGGCCCGGAAGCTGCTGGACGAGGTGGTGGCCCTCAACCCCAAGCATGAACTGGCGAAGCGCATGCTCGCTCAGACCGCCGCGGCCGAACCCTCGCCCTGA
- the hutH gene encoding histidine ammonia-lyase, whose product MSRTRLLIDGDTLKLEEILQVSRHEVTVELAPEAAKRVQASRALVDRVAAGDTPSYGINTGFGTLAEVRIDRKDLRDLQRNLILSHACGVGNPLPLPEARVLLLLRANVLAKGFSGIRMETLQLAIDMLNRDVVPVVPERGSVGASGDLAPLAHLALVLIGEGEAFFEGVRMPSKQALEKAGLKPVVLEAKEGLTLINGTQAMCAVGTLTQLRAELLADVADIAGAMTVEGLLGSHKPFLPEIHAVRPHEGQKAVAEHLRRILKGSELVESHVNCSKVQDPYSLRCIPQVHGSAREGLAFARRILEVEVNSGTDNPLVFVDTGNIISGGNFHGQPISLAMDVVAMSLTQLSSISERRVEQMVNPSLSGLPAFLAKNSGLNSGFMIAQVTAAALVAESRILSHPASVDSIPSSAGREDHVSMGMTAALKGRQVSEFARSCLAIELLVAAQALDFRQPVKPGKGVLAAYELIRGKVPHMDRDRELHHDISAVTALVESGAIREAVRSATA is encoded by the coding sequence ATGTCCCGCACGCGCCTCCTCATCGATGGTGACACCCTGAAGCTGGAGGAGATCCTCCAGGTCTCCCGCCACGAAGTCACGGTGGAGCTCGCCCCCGAAGCCGCGAAGCGGGTGCAGGCCTCCCGGGCGCTGGTGGACCGGGTGGCGGCGGGAGACACGCCGTCCTACGGCATCAACACGGGCTTCGGGACGCTGGCGGAGGTGCGCATCGACCGGAAGGACCTGCGCGACCTGCAGCGCAACCTCATCCTGTCGCACGCGTGTGGCGTGGGGAATCCGCTGCCGCTGCCGGAGGCGCGGGTGCTGCTGCTGCTGAGGGCCAACGTGTTGGCGAAGGGCTTCAGCGGCATCCGGATGGAGACGCTGCAGCTGGCCATCGACATGCTGAACCGGGACGTGGTGCCGGTGGTGCCCGAGCGGGGGAGCGTGGGCGCGTCCGGAGATCTGGCCCCGCTGGCGCACCTGGCGCTGGTGCTGATTGGCGAGGGCGAGGCGTTCTTCGAGGGCGTGCGGATGCCGTCGAAGCAGGCGCTGGAGAAGGCGGGCCTGAAGCCGGTGGTGCTGGAGGCGAAGGAAGGCCTGACGCTGATCAACGGCACGCAGGCGATGTGCGCGGTGGGCACGCTGACGCAGCTGCGGGCGGAGCTGCTGGCGGACGTGGCGGACATCGCGGGAGCGATGACGGTGGAGGGCCTCCTGGGCAGCCACAAGCCGTTCCTGCCGGAGATCCACGCGGTGCGTCCGCACGAGGGCCAGAAGGCGGTGGCGGAGCACCTGCGCCGCATCCTGAAGGGCAGCGAGCTGGTGGAGTCGCACGTCAACTGCAGCAAGGTGCAGGACCCGTACAGCCTGCGGTGCATCCCGCAGGTGCACGGCTCCGCGCGAGAGGGATTGGCGTTCGCGCGGCGCATCCTGGAGGTGGAGGTGAACAGCGGGACGGACAACCCGCTGGTGTTCGTGGACACGGGGAACATCATCTCCGGAGGCAACTTCCACGGTCAGCCCATCTCGCTGGCGATGGACGTGGTGGCCATGTCGCTGACGCAGCTCTCCAGCATCAGTGAGCGCCGCGTGGAGCAGATGGTGAACCCGAGCCTGTCGGGTCTGCCCGCGTTCCTGGCGAAGAACTCCGGGTTGAACTCCGGGTTCATGATTGCCCAGGTGACGGCGGCGGCCCTGGTGGCCGAGTCGCGCATCCTGAGCCACCCGGCGTCGGTGGACTCCATCCCCTCCTCCGCGGGCCGCGAGGACCACGTGTCCATGGGCATGACGGCGGCGCTGAAGGGGCGTCAGGTGTCGGAGTTCGCGCGTTCATGCCTGGCGATTGAGTTGCTGGTCGCGGCGCAGGCGCTGGACTTCCGTCAGCCGGTGAAGCCCGGCAAGGGCGTGCTGGCGGCGTATGAGCTGATCCGCGGCAAGGTTCCCCACATGGACCGGGACCGCGAGCTGCATCACGACATCTCCGCCGTCACGGCGCTGGTGGAGTCCGGGGCGATCCGCGAGGCGGTGCGGTCGGCCACGGCGTAA